The Staphylothermus marinus F1 genome has a segment encoding these proteins:
- a CDS encoding glucodextranase DOMON-like domain-containing protein: MGSDKIIYTTVLTIIILLIIASQFAITTRLITVSTISPGTVIYSFDDPLGDDNGYGNITYPTDSVFQPGVFDLVKFQIEDTASTLYFKVTLDNLGDNPWNGPNGFSLQYIQIYILTSNQTLPVNYTTSGLNVMVSHGWNYAVLMVPGWDTAPVPNGQLSAIYDANGNVVAVEGSTPGFDVYVDPNINNTIVASIDKTLLYDTQNLPLWKIAVVVAGYDGYAPYKVRQVVAGNSTQWEFGGGDPAAINAGVQPEVIDLLAPTANDQYQMLSSYNASTGTPANITGISVSSMTSTTITTTTPTTTTPPPQTVFEMNDPLGDDNGYGNITYPTDSVFQPGVFDLAGFKVVDAGSTIQFYVYLDNLGDNPWNGPNGFSLQYIHIYIYTGDSSLPVNTTSFGENVDYSPGWHMAILLTPGWDTAPVPNGQLSAIYYYNGTAYAQDNNLFKVYVDTSNNTIIAEVDKSLLLDTNIINNWKYAVIMTGYDGYQPDKVRKVVAGNSTQWEFGGGDPAAINAGVQPYVIDLLAPTSSEQYQMLSSYDPAAGTRAVVYVQYPVTTPTTTTTTTTSPTNTTTTTTTTTTTATTTTTPPPTNTTTTSPPTTTTTTTTTTTTTSPTTTTTTTTTTTTTPPTGGGEIIPEKGQGQGSSWVTWAIIVAIVAAVAVIGYFVYRFYKSW, translated from the coding sequence ATGGGAAGTGATAAAATTATTTATACAACTGTGTTAACCATTATTATCTTATTAATTATAGCTTCTCAGTTCGCAATAACAACAAGACTTATCACAGTATCCACAATCAGCCCTGGTACAGTAATATATTCATTTGATGATCCCTTGGGCGATGATAATGGTTATGGTAATATAACTTATCCTACGGATTCAGTATTTCAGCCAGGAGTATTTGATCTTGTGAAATTCCAGATAGAGGATACAGCATCTACACTATATTTCAAGGTTACACTGGATAATCTAGGAGATAATCCATGGAATGGTCCAAATGGTTTCTCACTACAATATATACAAATTTATATTCTAACATCTAATCAGACCTTACCAGTTAACTATACAACGTCGGGATTAAATGTTATGGTTAGCCATGGCTGGAACTATGCTGTATTAATGGTTCCTGGATGGGATACTGCACCTGTCCCCAACGGCCAGTTATCCGCTATTTATGATGCTAACGGAAATGTTGTCGCTGTTGAGGGTTCTACTCCAGGGTTCGATGTATATGTTGATCCAAACATAAACAATACTATTGTGGCATCAATTGACAAAACACTCCTATACGATACCCAGAACCTACCATTATGGAAGATAGCGGTTGTTGTTGCTGGATACGATGGTTACGCACCCTACAAGGTTAGACAAGTAGTTGCTGGAAACTCTACACAATGGGAGTTTGGCGGAGGCGATCCTGCAGCTATAAATGCTGGTGTACAGCCTGAAGTAATTGATTTACTTGCACCCACAGCTAATGATCAATACCAGATGTTATCATCATATAATGCATCAACCGGGACACCAGCAAATATAACTGGTATAAGTGTTTCATCAATGACTTCAACCACTATTACAACAACCACGCCGACAACAACTACACCACCGCCTCAAACTGTTTTCGAAATGAATGATCCCTTGGGCGATGATAATGGTTATGGTAATATAACTTATCCTACGGATTCAGTATTTCAGCCAGGAGTATTTGATCTTGCAGGCTTTAAAGTCGTTGATGCTGGTTCAACCATACAGTTTTATGTATACTTGGATAATCTAGGAGATAATCCATGGAATGGTCCAAATGGTTTCTCGTTGCAGTATATACACATTTATATCTATACTGGTGATAGTAGCTTACCAGTCAACACTACATCTTTTGGTGAAAACGTTGATTATAGTCCTGGATGGCACATGGCTATATTATTAACTCCTGGATGGGATACTGCACCTGTCCCCAATGGCCAGTTATCCGCAATATATTATTATAATGGAACAGCTTATGCACAGGATAATAACTTGTTCAAAGTATATGTTGATACAAGCAACAATACTATAATAGCAGAAGTCGATAAGTCGCTTCTACTAGACACGAACATTATTAATAACTGGAAATACGCTGTCATAATGACAGGCTACGATGGTTATCAACCAGATAAGGTTAGAAAAGTGGTTGCTGGAAACTCTACACAATGGGAGTTTGGCGGTGGTGATCCTGCAGCTATAAATGCTGGTGTACAACCATATGTTATAGACTTATTAGCGCCAACATCTAGTGAGCAATACCAGATGTTATCATCATATGACCCCGCGGCTGGAACACGTGCTGTAGTCTACGTACAATATCCAGTCACAACACCAACAACTACCACAACTACTACGACTTCTCCAACCAACACTACGACTACCACAACGACAACAACTACCACAGCCACTACGACAACAACGCCTCCACCAACAAATACAACAACTACATCGCCTCCTACAACGACTACGACAACCACAACAACCACTACAACTACATCTCCAACAACAACTACTACAACGACAACGACTACGACTACTACACCGCCTACTGGTGGAGGAGAGATTATTCCAGAAAAAGGTCAGGGTCAGGGTTCTAGCTGGGTTACTTGGGCTATTATTGTCGCGATTGTAGCGGCTGTTGCTGTGATTGGTTATTTTGTTTATAGATTCTATAAATCATGGTGA